Proteins from a genomic interval of Musa acuminata AAA Group cultivar baxijiao chromosome BXJ1-9, Cavendish_Baxijiao_AAA, whole genome shotgun sequence:
- the LOC135593730 gene encoding germin-like protein 11-1 — protein MCMLPKLKSLPHRSGGRGQMEKLSDSGLAASLLLLLAFLCSLTPSAADDSPLQDLCPAAPQGEAKLFMNGFLCKSPSSVMASDFKTSRLNHAGDTDNFLRSSMNVVTAADFPGLNTQGLSMARTDLAMDGMVLPHSHPRASEMMFVSHGTVVAGFVDSGNRLFQRTLRDGDVFVFPRGLLHFCVNAGYGLATTFSVLNSQNPGVMSIAGAMFAPGSDVMEKLVSRILSFKAGNATATVSSV, from the coding sequence ATGTGTATGTTGCCTAAGCTCAAATCCCTACCCCATCGATCGGGTGGAAGAGGCCAGATGGAGAAGCTCTCTGATTCCGGACTCgccgcctccctcctcctcctcctcgcctttCTCTGTTCCTTGACGCCTTCCGCTGCAGACGATAGCCCGCTTCAAGATCTGTGTCCCGCGGCGCCGCAAGGAGAAGCAAAGCTCTTCATGAATGGCTTCCTCTGCAAGAGCCCCAGCAGCGTCATGGCCTCCGACTTCAAGACCTCGCGGCTCAACCACGCGGGCGACACCGACAACTTCCTCCGGTCGTCCATGAACGTGGTGACGGCCGCCGACTTCCCCGGCCTCAACACGCAGGGCCTCTCCATGGCCCGCACCGACCTGGCCATGGACGGCATGGTCCTGCCCCACTCCCACCCCCGGGCGTCCGAGATGATGTTCGTCTCCCACGGCACGGTGGTGGCAGGGTTCGTGGACAGCGGGAACCGTCTGTTCCAGCGGACGCTGCGGGACGGCGACGTGTTCGTGTTCCCCCGCGGCCTGCTCCACTTCTGCGTGAACGCCGGGTATGGGCTGGCGACCACCTTCTCGGTGCTCAACAGCCAGAACCCGGGCGTGATGAGCATCGCGGGCGCCATGTTCGCGCCCGGATCCGACGTGATGGAGAAGCTCGTGTCGAGGATCTTAAGCTTCAAAGCTGGGAACGCCACAGCCACCGTGAGCTCTGTTTGA
- the LOC135593728 gene encoding magnesium protoporphyrin IX methyltransferase, chloroplastic-like, with product MAFTGVLFPATATGASHRHRHLHPLCPKPRRLSSTTRTLALPSSADLPVLDAPVALAAASSVAALAAALSLSDPERRRRQQAEDVGGGDKEVVRDYFNNTGFERWKKIYGEATEGVNRVQLDIRLGHAQTVENALSMLRDGGPLAGLSVCDAGCGTGSLSIPLASEGALVSASDISAAMVSEAERQAREALADRPDLQMPKFEVKDLESLDGKFDIVVCLDVLIHYPQGKAEAMIAHLASLAESRLVLSFAPKTLYYDLLKRVGELFPGPSKATRAYLHAERDVERALEKVGWRVRKRGFIRTQFYFAKLVEAVPVGLA from the coding sequence ATGGCTTTTACGGGAGTCCTCTTCCCTGCCACCGCCACTGGCGCCtcgcaccgccaccgccacctccACCCGCTCTGTCCGAAGCCGCGCCGCCTCTCCTCTACCACCCGCACGCTCGCCCTGCCCTCGTCTGCCGACCTCCCCGTTCTCGATGCCCCGGTCGCCCTTGCCGCTGCCTCCTCCGTCGCCGCCCTCGCCGCCGCCCTCTCGCTCTCCGACCCCGAGCGGCGCCGCCGGCAGCAGGCGGAGGACGTTGGCGGCGGCGACAAGGAGGTTGTCCGCGACTACTTCAACAACACCGGCTTCGAGCGCTGGAAGAAGATCTACGGCGAGGCTACCGAAGGCGTGAACCGCGTGCAGCTCGACATCCGCCTCGGCCACGCCCAGACCGTCGAGAACGCCCTCAGCATGCTCCGCGACGGTGGTCCGCTCGCCGGACTATCCGTTTGCGACGCCGGCTGCGGCACCGGAAGCCTCTCTATCCCCCTCGCTTCCGAGGGCGCCCTCGTCTCCGCCAGCGACATCTCCGCCGCCATGGTGTCCGAGGCTGAGCGCCAGGCCCGCGAAGCCCTTGCCGACCGACCCGACCTCCAAATGCCCAAATTCGAGGTAAAGGATCTCGAGAGCCTAGACGGAAAATTCGACATCGTGGTGTGCTTGGACGTGCTGATTCACTACCCTCAAGGGAAGGCCGAGGCCATGATCGCGCACTTGGCATCGCTGGCTGAGTCAAGGCTGGTTCTCAGTTTCGCGCCCAAGACGTTGTACTATGACCTGCTGAAGAGGGTGGGCGAACTGTTCCCTGGGCCGAGCAAGGCGACGAGGGCGTATCTGCACGCAGAGAGGGATGTGGAGCGGGCTCTGGAGAAGGTCGGGTGGAGGGTGAGGAAGAGGGGCTTCATCCGTACGCAGTTCTACTTTGCCAAGTTGGTCGAGGCGGTGCCAGTGGGCTTGGCATGA
- the LOC135593727 gene encoding probable calcium-binding protein CML7 isoform X3, with protein sequence MGKEELTEEQVASMREAFTLFDTDGDGRIASSELGILMRSLGGNPTQAQLKEIAASEGLTAPFDFPRFLDLMRKHLRPEPFDRQLRDAFRVLDKDGTGTVAVADLRHVLTSIGEKLEPNEFDEWIREVEVAPDGTIRYEDFILRMVAK encoded by the coding sequence ATGGGGAAGGAGGAGCTGACCGAGGAGCAGGTGGCGTCGATGCGGGAGGCGTTCACCCTGTTTGACACGGACGGGGACGGGCGGATCGCGTCGTCGGAACTGGGGATCCTGATGCGATCTCTGGGCGGCAACCCCACGCAGGCCCAGTTGAAGGAGATCGCCGCCTCGGAGGGCCTCACCGCCCCCTTCGACTTCCCCCGCTTCCTCGACCTCATGCGCAAGCACCTCCGCCCCGAGCCCTTCGATCGCCAGCTTCGCGATGCCTTCCGCGTCCTCGACAAGGACGGCACCGGAACCGTCGCCGTCGCCGACCTCCGCCACGTCCTCACCAGCATCGGCGAGAAGCTCGAGCCCAACGAGTTTGACGAGTGGATCCGCGAGGTCGAGGTCGCCCCTGACGGCACCATCCGCTACGAGGACTTCATCCTTCGCATGGTCGCCAAGTGA